CCGGCTTGCGGTTGGGACGGATGGCCAGGTAGCGCGGGGATTCCGCGATGACGAAATACATTGCGGCCACGGCCATGAGCGGCAGCACTCCGCCGACTATGAAGATGCTGCGCCATCCGTAGAGCGGAATGATTTCGGCGCCGATCGCGGCGCCAAGCATGCCACCTACGGGAACGCCGACAATGGCGGCGGCAATGGCCTGGTTGCGCCAGCGCGGCGGCGTGTACTCGGCGAGCAAGGCAACGGCATTTGGCAACGCGCCGCCAAGGCCGATGCCGGTCACGAATCTCCACGCCGTCAACTGAAACAGATTCTCCGAGGTAATCGCCAGGAGCGTCGCCGCGCCGAACAGCGCGGTGCTGATCAGCATGGGATTGCGCCGGCCCCAACGATCTCCGATGGGTCCGGCTGAAAATGCGCCTGCCGCGACCCCAAACAGCGAGGCCGCAAACACGGGGCCCAGCGCATCGCGTGTTACGCCAAACTCGCCGATCAATGCCGGTGCGGCGAGCGCGATCACCTGGATATTCATGCCATCGAGGAGAAGCGTGACCGTGGCGGAGACGATCATGAGAAGCGGCAACCCTTTCAGGCTGAGCTGGTCGAGAACTGAATCTACGTCTACGCGCGGCCACTTTGGCTCGGTCATCTAATCGACGCTGAGCACGACGTTGCCGGATGCGCCCCCTTTCTCGATCAGGTCGTGTGCCGCGGCGATGCGCGACAGCGGCATGCGATGCGCAATATTGTGAGACAGCGCGCCGGCTTGCAAAAGGCTAGTCAAATCATGCGTGGCTTCGTCGCGCTCACGCTTGCCGAGCTTGAACACGATAAAAAAATGCAGCCGCACATCGCCCAAGATCAGTGGCACGAAAGGAATCTGTATCTGCAGGGCGTTGCTGCCGTACACGACGATATTTCCACCTTGCCGAATGACAGTGGTATCCGCTTCGACGTTTGCAGAGAGGTCGACCTCAATGATGCGATCGAATAACTCGCCCTCGGTGAGGTCATTGCATCTTGCGACGACATCTTCCATCTTGTAATTGACGGTGACGGCTCCGGCCGAGCGCGCGAGCTCTGCCTTCTCAGGCGTGCTTACCGTCGCGACGACTCGCTTCGCGCCTTTTAGCCGGGCCAGCTGCACTGCGTAGTGACCTACCGCGCCGGCACCTCCGGTGACCAGTACATTTTTTCCTTCGACTCCGCCATCAACCATCACCGAGTGATAGGCCGTGAGTGCCGGTATGCCCAGGCACGCCCCAGCAGCGAGATCGACGTTGCCGGGCAGACGCACCGCTTGCTCCGACGGCAAGACGACGTATTCTGCTGCGGTGCCGTAAGCGCGCGCCCACGCAGCATTCCAGGTCCAAACGCGTTCTGCGATTCGCGCGCGATCGACGCCCTCGCCCACCTCGTCAATGACCCCCGCCCCATCGCTATGGGGGATGACACGCGGGAACGGCATCCCCGTGGCGCGAAGCCCCGCGCGACTCTTCACATCCGACGGATTGACTCCGGACCAGGACAGCTTCACACGCACTTCTCCGGCGGCAGGAGCCGGAGTCGGCAAATTCTCCACCGTGAGCACTTCGCGCGCCGGCCCCGTTCGTGAATAGCTCGCGGCTCGCATGCTCACTCTCGCAGTTGGTGTTGACTTCAGCTATAGCTTCGCGCAGGGCGCCGCGCGGTGGATGGGACAACTGATATTCCCGATGAAGGCGTGCCTGTGATGTCCGAATGCATATGCTGCCCCATGAATTCTAGGAACTTCCGCGTCTTGAACGGCACGTGGTGACGCTGCGGAATGATGACGTACACCCAGCTATGCACGGCGTTGAATTCCGCGAGGATTTCCACCAGATCGCCTCGCGCAAGCTGATCCTCGGTGAAGTAGCGAGGTATCATTGCGACGCCAACTCCCTGGACTGCGGCGTCAAGCACTAGTGAGATATTGTTCGTGACGAAACGACCCGTGACCTGCACTTCCTCGGTGCGGCCGTTCACGTGGAACTGCCACCGATTGGTGAGGTATTTGCCACGGCCAATGATGCAGCTGTGTTTCTGCAACTGAGAGGGCATCGCTGGGGTGCCGTGAATGTCCAGATATTTCGGCGCGGCGCAGTACACCCGCCGGTTCTCGCCTATTCGCTTAACGAGTCCGGCGCCTTCCGGTTCGCTACCGCCCAGCCGAATGGCGAGATCGATGCCGTGCTCGACGAGTTCCTGCATCTCGGCGTTCAAAACGACTTCCACTTCGATCTTCGGGTACTCGCGCACGAAACTGTAGATAACGCTGTTCAGGCGTGCGAGCGCGAAGCCCGGAGGCGCAGCAATGCGCAGCGTTCCCGCGGGACCGTGCGCGTTGTCGTGCACCTCGTTCTCCGTTTCCTCCACCAAGTACGCGATCTCCGTGCAGCGCTGAAAGAACCTGAGACCGGCTTCCGTCGGGCGCACGTTGCGAGTGGTGCGGTCGATGAGTCTGACTTGTAGCTGGTCCTCGATACTCTTAACGCGTTTGCTGACCGAGGACGGTGTGATCGCCAGAAGACGCGCGGTCTCGGAGAAGTTCTTGGTCTCGATCACGCTCTTGAACAGATAGATGCTGGCGAGACTATCCAGCCGCTGCTTCGGCTGACGCTTGTTCTTCGCAACTCGGGTCACGGTATAGGGTCCTTTGCTGGACGGCAACTAATGAAAGATTGGAATAAATGTCGTGCAATATTATCCCATTGTCAATTCTCGGGGTAGCCTCTACTCTGGATTGCAATCCCCCTCCGGCGACCCTAACGGCTCCTCCTAACAGATGAACTTACTTAGTTTTCGCACTGCGGGGCGGCAGTCGTGCGGCGTCCTCGATGACGATGAAGTTGTCGACTTTGGCACGGAAAGAAAGCCTGTTTCAATGCGCCAAGTGCTCGAAAG
The DNA window shown above is from Planctomycetia bacterium and carries:
- a CDS encoding LysR family transcriptional regulator, which codes for MPSSKGPYTVTRVAKNKRQPKQRLDSLASIYLFKSVIETKNFSETARLLAITPSSVSKRVKSIEDQLQVRLIDRTTRNVRPTEAGLRFFQRCTEIAYLVEETENEVHDNAHGPAGTLRIAAPPGFALARLNSVIYSFVREYPKIEVEVVLNAEMQELVEHGIDLAIRLGGSEPEGAGLVKRIGENRRVYCAAPKYLDIHGTPAMPSQLQKHSCIIGRGKYLTNRWQFHVNGRTEEVQVTGRFVTNNISLVLDAAVQGVGVAMIPRYFTEDQLARGDLVEILAEFNAVHSWVYVIIPQRHHVPFKTRKFLEFMGQHMHSDITGTPSSGISVVPSTARRPARSYS
- a CDS encoding NADPH:quinone reductase, whose amino-acid sequence is MRAASYSRTGPAREVLTVENLPTPAPAAGEVRVKLSWSGVNPSDVKSRAGLRATGMPFPRVIPHSDGAGVIDEVGEGVDRARIAERVWTWNAAWARAYGTAAEYVVLPSEQAVRLPGNVDLAAGACLGIPALTAYHSVMVDGGVEGKNVLVTGGAGAVGHYAVQLARLKGAKRVVATVSTPEKAELARSAGAVTVNYKMEDVVARCNDLTEGELFDRIIEVDLSANVEADTTVIRQGGNIVVYGSNALQIQIPFVPLILGDVRLHFFIVFKLGKRERDEATHDLTSLLQAGALSHNIAHRMPLSRIAAAHDLIEKGGASGNVVLSVD